The nucleotide sequence AAAAACAAGTTATTGCCGCGCCGATAAAGTTAGAGGCGCAGCCTAAAAAAGAGCCGGCAGTTAAATTAAAAGAATCGGTTAAAGCGGAAACGGCTGAACCTAAAGATGATGCCGCTAAAGAAAAGGGTAAAGTAATAGTTGATCCGCGGATGGAAGGCCGTGGCGGACACGCCAAAATTGAAGGCGGCAAAGGTTTTACCACTAAAATATTTAGACGCAAAAGCGGATAATTAATTGTAAAAAGTTATATATGGGACACAAAGTAAATCCAAAAGTTATTAGGCTGAATATTACTAGGACCTGGCCGTCCAAGTGGTTTGGCGTTGGAAAAGTTATGATTAAAAATCTGGAACAGGACGTCAGAATAAGAAAATTTTTATTTGCTGAATTGCGCGAAGCCGGGTTGGACAGGGTTGAAATAGAAAGAAGCGGCCATAAGGTTAGTATCGGGGTATTTACGGCCAAGCCGGGTATTATTATCGGCCGCGGCGGCAGCGGAGCCGGAGATTTAAAAAAGAAATTGCATGATAAATTTTTAAAGAATTTCAGATTAGCCGATATAAATTTAAATATTACGGAATTTGACAGGCCGAATTTAAGCAGTATGATAATCGCCCAAGCCATGGCGATTGACATTGAAAAAAGAATGCCGTTCAGGCGCGTTATGAAGCAAGCGATTAATAAAGTGGAGCGGGCCGGCGCTTTAGGCGTGAAAGTTGTTGTTAGCGGCCGGCTTAACGGTTCGGAGATCGCCCGCACGGAGATGTTGACTTCAGGCAAAGTTCCTCTGCATACTTTAAGAGCTGATATTGATTTCGCTAAAACCACGGCCAGGACTACTTACGGCGCTATCGGCATAAAATTTTGGATATACAAGGGAGATATTTTTAAAAAAGAAGAAGCCGGTAAAGGCGAAATAGTCGGGGAGAAAAAATAATATGTTAATGCCAAAGAAAACAAAATGGAGAAAAATGCATAAGCGCCGCCGGGGCGGGAAAGCCACCCGTATGATTAGCGTGAGTTTCGGCGATTATGGGCTAAAGAGTTTAGAGGCTTGCTGGATATCTTCAAGGCAAATTGAATCGGCCAGAAAAGTTTTAACTAAATATATTAAAAAAGGCGGAAAAATTTGGATTAGAATTTTTCCCGATAAATCGGTGACGGTCAAAGGCGGAGAGATTCCTATGGGTAAAGGCAAGGGAGCGGTTGATCATTACGTTGCCATAGTTAAGCCAGGCATGATAATGTTTGAAATGACCGGCGTTAACGAAGCTGAAGCTAAAGAAGCTATGAGAATGGCTGCCTATAAGCTGCCGGTTAAATGCAAATACGTAACTAAGCTATAAATATGGAATTTAAAGAATTAAAAAGTAAAACCGAAAAAGAGTTAAAGCAATTTCTAGGAGAATCCCGAGACAAATTGAGGGATTTGCGTTTTAAAGATGCTAATAAGCAATTAAAAGATGTTAGAGAAATAAGAGAAATAAAAAAAATAATTGCCAGAGTTTTAACATTATTAAGCAAGAAAAATTAATTATATGGCGGATATTAAGCAAGACAATTTTAAAAAAGAAGTTATTAAGCGCAAATTCAACGGCGTGGTGGTTGGCGATAAAATGGATAAAACCAGGGTAGTTTCGGTTGAATCGGTAAAAATACATCCGATGTATAAGAAAAGATATAAGGTTAACAGAAAATATAAAGTGCATGATGAAAAAAATTTATATAAAACAGGAGATAAGGTGCGGTTTCAAGAATGCCGTCCGCTAAGCAAAGATAAAAGATGGCGGATGATATATTAATAAGTAATTAGCGTATATTTTATGATACAAGTACAGACAATAGTAAAAGTCGCGGATAATAGCGGCGCCAAAAGAGTTATGTGCGTTAGGGTGCTCGGCGGCTATAAAAAACGCTATGCCCACGTCGGAGAAATAATTACCGCCGCGGTTAGAGAAGCCGCGCCTCATGCCGCCATTAAAAAAGGCGACGTGGTGCATGCCGTTATTGTCAGAACCAAAAAGGAAATCAGGCGATCGGACGGAGTCTATGTGCGTTTTGATGAAAATGCCTGCGTGATTATAGATAAAGAAAAAAAAGAGCCTAAAGGCACAAGAATTTTTGGACCGGTGGCCAGAGAATTGAAGCAAATGGGGTTTTTAAAAATTGCCTCGCTGGCGCCGGAAGTACTGTAAAATAAATGATTGGCCTAAATTTATAAAATTTTCTACTGCGGAACTCGCCCGAGATTACTCGGCCTCAAACAGTCCTCGCACGAAAATTTTACAAATTTAGCCCAATCATAAAAGCAAGAATTAAATTTATGAAGATAAAAAAAGGCGACAAAGTAAAAATTTTAGCAGGTAAAGACAAAGGCAAAATTGGTAAAGTTTTGCAGGTTTTCGAGTCGGCCAATCGAGCCAGCGTTGAAGGCTTAAATCTTTTAGTTAAGCATATGCGGCCGAGAAAACAGGGAGAAAAAGGGCAAAGAATAGAATTCCCGGCGCCGATTAATTTATCAAATGTTATTTTAGTTTGCACAAAGTGCGATAAGCCGACCAGAGTCGCTTATAAATATCTGGAAGTAGTAAAAAATGACATTAAACAAAAAAAGAAAGTTAGAATCTGCAAAAAATGCAAGCAAGTAATAGATTAATTTATATGAATTTAAAGGAAAAATATAAAAAAGAAATAGCGCCAAAAATGACAGACAAGTTCGGTTATAAGAATTTGCTGGCCGTACCTAAACTAACCAAAGTAGTGATTAATTCCGGCGTGGGCAGAAACGCTAAAGATAAGAATTTTATAGATAGCGTAATCAGCAGCCTGGAAAGAATTAGCGGCCAGAAGCCTATGGCGACTAAATCCAAGCAGTCAATTTCCGCCTTTAAAACCAGAAAAGGCATGGTTATCGGCGTGGCCGTAACTTTACGCGGCCAGAGAATGTTTGATTTTGTGGAAAAATTAGTTAACATAACTTTTCCGAGAATCAGGGATTTTAGAGGCATTAACGCCAAACAGGTGGACAACCATGGTAATTTAGCGGTAGGTTTTAAAGAGCATATTGCTTTTCCGGAGATTGAAGCCGACGAGGTGGATAATATTCACGGGCTTCAGGTTTGTCTTTCTACGACCGCTAAAACTTATGAAGAAGGCTTGGAATTATTTAAATTAATGGGTTTTCCGTTTAAAGCGGAATAATATTTTATGGCCAGAACAGCATTAATCGTAAAATCGAAAAAGACACCAAAATTTTCCACGAGGATTGTAAGGCGTTGCTGGCGTTGCGGCCGCGACCATGGTTTTATGAGAGATTTCGGCCTTTGCCGTATTTGCTTTAGAGAGTTAGCCTCTAATACGGATATACCGGGAGTAACCAAATCTTCATGGTAAATATTTTATTTTTTATTTTTTATTTTTTATTTTAATATGACGGATCCAATAGCAGACATGTTAACAAGAATAAGAAACGCCCAGGCCGTAAATATCCAAACGGTTGTTTTACCTATGAGTAAGATCAAGCACGGCATCGCTAAGATACTGGAGGCTGGCGGCTGGGTGGAAAAAGTTGATATTGTTAAAACCGAAAGTAAAAAGAACTCAAGCTCGATTTTTAACGAGATTAAGATTGATTTAAAATATAGAAACGGCCAGCCGGCGATTACTTCTTTAAAGAAAATAAGTACGCCGGGCCGCAGGATTTATGCCAATAAAAATGAATTACCGAGAGTTTTAAATAATTTAGGCATAGCGATTATTTCCACGCCGCGCGGATTAATGACTAATAAAGAAGCTAAAAAGCAGGGCATCGGCGGGGAAGTGATTTGCGAAATTTACTAAGTAAAACATGAAGATTTAGGTAGATTTTATAAAATTTTCTACTGCGGAACTCGGCTGAGATTACTCAGCCTCAAACAGTCCTCGCACGAAAATTTTACAAAATCTACCCAAATCAAATATATAGATAAATAATAAACTTATGTCACGTTTAGGAAAATTACCAATAGAATTGCCGGCCGGAACTCAAGCCAGACTTGATGATGGTTTTATAATTGTTAAAGGGCCGAAAGGCGAGCTTAAAACTAAGATGCATGAAATTATAAAAACAGAAATAACCGATAAAGAAATTAAATTATCCATTGATGATCAGACTATCGGTAAAAATAAAGCTTTATGGGGGCTGTTCAGAAGTTTGATTAAAAATATGGTAGTCGGAGTTAACGAGGCGTATACTAAAAAATTGGAGATTAACGGCGTTGGTTATAAGGCGGCGGTAAGCGGCGATAAGTTAACTTTAAACGTCGGTTATTCTCATCCGGTAATTTATAATTTGCCGGCCGGCATAAAGGCTGAAGTCCAGGCTAATATTATTGTTATTAACGGCATTGATAAGCAGTTAGTCGGTGAAGTCTCGGCGCAAATCAGGAAGATTAGGAAGCCGGAGCCTTATAAAGGCAAAGGCATTAAATATAGCGAGGAAATATTAAGGCGTAAGGCCGGTAAGACCGCCGGTAAGGCCGAAAAGTAAACATATATGCTTGGGCTAAATTTATAAAATTTTCTACTGCGGAACTCGCTCCGCTATTGCGGAGCTCAAACAGTCCTCGCACGAAAATTTTACAAATTTAGCTCAAGCGATAACATAAATATAGAAAGTATTATATGGATATTAATAAAATTAAACAAAATAAAAGGCTTAGGCGCAAAGGCAGAGTTAGAGCAAAAGTTAGCGGCACGGCCGTTTGCCCGAGATTAAGCGTTTTTAGGTCTAATCGCGGAATTTACGCTCAAATCATCAATGATGAAATTGGCAAGACTTTGGTTGCCGTCAGCGCCGGAGAAATAAAAAAGAAAGACCTGCCTACCGGACAGGCAGGCAAAAAAATTGCCGTAAGTTTGGAGTTGGGAAAATTGATTGCTTCCAAAGCTATAGCTAAGGGTATTGGCCGGGTTGTGTTTGACCGCAACGGCTATAAATATCATGGCCGAGTAAAAGCTTTGGCCGAGGGCGCTCGCGCCGGCGGTTTAAAATTTTAAAGCTTTAAAAACTTTTTTAGAAAAAGTTTTCCCCCTCCGGGGATAAATAATATTTTCAAAAAATATAATGTATCAAATTAAAATTTAATAGCGGGTAAAGCCCTATGGCCATTAAATTTTAATTTGATGATAAAATATGGAAGATATAAAAAAACAACAAGAAATTACAGATAGCCAAGCGGTGCCGGCGGCGGAGCCTAAGGTTAATAATGCCATGCCTGCGCCAACATCAACATCAACTATTGAAGGCAGAAATAGCGGCGGTTTTTCCGACAGAAAAAGAAATTTTAAAGGCAAAAGAGGCGCCGGCCGCGGCCGGGGCGACGGGGGTCTGCCGGAAGAATTTGAGCAAAAAATGATTGATATCGCCCGCGTTACCCGCGTTATGGCCGGCGGTAAAAGAATGCGCTTCAGGGCTTGCGTGGCTATCGGCAATAAGAAAGGCCGAGTTGCCATCGGCTTGGCTAAAGGCGCCGATGTTACCGGAGCCGTGACTAAGGCCGTTAATAAAGCTAAAAAAGATTTTATTGACATACCGATTGTTAACGAAACCATCCCCCATGAAATTTATCAGAAATTGGGCGCGGCTAAAATTTTATTCAAACCGGCTAAAAAGGGCCGAGGCATTATCGCCGGCGGCGCCGTTAGAATTCTTCTGGAGCTTTCCGGCATAAAAAATATTACCAGTAAAATATTAGGCACCGGCAATAAAGTCAATAATGTAAAATGCACGATTGAAGCGCTGAAAAATTTAAAAAGGCCGGTCAAGCAGGAAAATAAGAATAATAACGACAAAGCGCAGAATTTAAAATAACCATATGTCTTTATCACTTTCTACAATCAGGCCGGCTCGCGGCTCGGCTAGAAATAAAAAAAGAATCGGCAGAGGCAACGCTTCTGGCCATGGTTCTTATAGCACTCGCGGGATAAAAGGCCAAAGGTCAAGAAGCGGCGGCAGAAATAAATTAAGAAGATTAGGCTTTAAGCAGATATTGGCCGCTACGCCGAAGAACAGGGGCTTTAAATCAGCTAAGACTAAAAATCAAGTTGTTAATCTTAAAGATTTAAACGATAATTTTTCCGCCGGCGCTAAAATCAACGCCGCTAGCCTGTTTAAAGCCGGTTTAGTGCAAACCGTTCAGGAAAAAATAAAAATTTTAGGCCAGGGCGAACTAACTTTAAAAAATTTGGAATTTGAAGGAGTTAAGGCAAGCGATAGTGCTAAGCTGCAGATTGAAAAAATGGGCGGAAAAGTGATATAATTGAAAAGGCGGGAATTATATATAGCAATACAAACTATGTACGATAAGCTAATACAAATTTGGAAAGCGCGCGATTTGCGCTATAGCATACTTTTTGTTTTAGGCATGCTGGCTATTTTCCGCTTGGCCGCGCATATTCCGGTTCCCGGAGTCGATACCCAGGCGCTTAAAGATTTTTTCGCTTCTAACCAGATTTTGGGCCTGATGAATATATTCGCCGGCGGCGGCATGACTAATTTTTCCATTGTCATGATGGGCGTCGGACCATACATTACTTCTTCAATTATTTTTCAGCTTTTAGCCATGATTATTCCGAAGCTGGAAGAGATGAATAAAGAAGAAGCCGGACGCCAAAAGGTTAATATGTGGACTCGCTGGATGACCGTGCCTCTGGCCGTTTTAGAAGCTTACGGCATGATTACACTACTCCGCCGGTCATCGCATTTAATTTTAGGCGATATCAGCCCGTTTGATTTATTTG is from Patescibacteria group bacterium and encodes:
- the rplO gene encoding 50S ribosomal protein L15, which produces MSLSLSTIRPARGSARNKKRIGRGNASGHGSYSTRGIKGQRSRSGGRNKLRRLGFKQILAATPKNRGFKSAKTKNQVVNLKDLNDNFSAGAKINAASLFKAGLVQTVQEKIKILGQGELTLKNLEFEGVKASDSAKLQIEKMGGKVI
- the rplE gene encoding 50S ribosomal protein L5, which translates into the protein MNLKEKYKKEIAPKMTDKFGYKNLLAVPKLTKVVINSGVGRNAKDKNFIDSVISSLERISGQKPMATKSKQSISAFKTRKGMVIGVAVTLRGQRMFDFVEKLVNITFPRIRDFRGINAKQVDNHGNLAVGFKEHIAFPEIEADEVDNIHGLQVCLSTTAKTYEEGLELFKLMGFPFKAE
- the rpsH gene encoding 30S ribosomal protein S8 translates to MTDPIADMLTRIRNAQAVNIQTVVLPMSKIKHGIAKILEAGGWVEKVDIVKTESKKNSSSIFNEIKIDLKYRNGQPAITSLKKISTPGRRIYANKNELPRVLNNLGIAIISTPRGLMTNKEAKKQGIGGEVICEIY
- the rplR gene encoding 50S ribosomal protein L18; this encodes MDINKIKQNKRLRRKGRVRAKVSGTAVCPRLSVFRSNRGIYAQIINDEIGKTLVAVSAGEIKKKDLPTGQAGKKIAVSLELGKLIASKAIAKGIGRVVFDRNGYKYHGRVKALAEGARAGGLKF
- the rplP gene encoding 50S ribosomal protein L16; translation: MLMPKKTKWRKMHKRRRGGKATRMISVSFGDYGLKSLEACWISSRQIESARKVLTKYIKKGGKIWIRIFPDKSVTVKGGEIPMGKGKGAVDHYVAIVKPGMIMFEMTGVNEAEAKEAMRMAAYKLPVKCKYVTKL
- the rplN gene encoding 50S ribosomal protein L14, coding for MIQVQTIVKVADNSGAKRVMCVRVLGGYKKRYAHVGEIITAAVREAAPHAAIKKGDVVHAVIVRTKKEIRRSDGVYVRFDENACVIIDKEKKEPKGTRIFGPVARELKQMGFLKIASLAPEVL
- the rpsC gene encoding 30S ribosomal protein S3; translated protein: MGHKVNPKVIRLNITRTWPSKWFGVGKVMIKNLEQDVRIRKFLFAELREAGLDRVEIERSGHKVSIGVFTAKPGIIIGRGGSGAGDLKKKLHDKFLKNFRLADINLNITEFDRPNLSSMIIAQAMAIDIEKRMPFRRVMKQAINKVERAGALGVKVVVSGRLNGSEIARTEMLTSGKVPLHTLRADIDFAKTTARTTYGAIGIKFWIYKGDIFKKEEAGKGEIVGEKK
- the rplX gene encoding 50S ribosomal protein L24 translates to MKIKKGDKVKILAGKDKGKIGKVLQVFESANRASVEGLNLLVKHMRPRKQGEKGQRIEFPAPINLSNVILVCTKCDKPTRVAYKYLEVVKNDIKQKKKVRICKKCKQVID
- the rpsE gene encoding 30S ribosomal protein S5; amino-acid sequence: MEDIKKQQEITDSQAVPAAEPKVNNAMPAPTSTSTIEGRNSGGFSDRKRNFKGKRGAGRGRGDGGLPEEFEQKMIDIARVTRVMAGGKRMRFRACVAIGNKKGRVAIGLAKGADVTGAVTKAVNKAKKDFIDIPIVNETIPHEIYQKLGAAKILFKPAKKGRGIIAGGAVRILLELSGIKNITSKILGTGNKVNNVKCTIEALKNLKRPVKQENKNNNDKAQNLK
- a CDS encoding type Z 30S ribosomal protein S14, giving the protein MARTALIVKSKKTPKFSTRIVRRCWRCGRDHGFMRDFGLCRICFRELASNTDIPGVTKSSW
- the rpsQ gene encoding 30S ribosomal protein S17, encoding MADIKQDNFKKEVIKRKFNGVVVGDKMDKTRVVSVESVKIHPMYKKRYKVNRKYKVHDEKNLYKTGDKVRFQECRPLSKDKRWRMIY
- the rplF gene encoding 50S ribosomal protein L6, with the protein product MSRLGKLPIELPAGTQARLDDGFIIVKGPKGELKTKMHEIIKTEITDKEIKLSIDDQTIGKNKALWGLFRSLIKNMVVGVNEAYTKKLEINGVGYKAAVSGDKLTLNVGYSHPVIYNLPAGIKAEVQANIIVINGIDKQLVGEVSAQIRKIRKPEPYKGKGIKYSEEILRRKAGKTAGKAEK
- the rpmC gene encoding 50S ribosomal protein L29; the protein is MEFKELKSKTEKELKQFLGESRDKLRDLRFKDANKQLKDVREIREIKKIIARVLTLLSKKN